The genomic segment GGGCCGTTCCGAGGGGAACCATCCCGACGCGGTGGTGGGAACCGCTGTGGCACTGTGCCTGTCCGGTCTGTTGGCAACCGCGCGACTACGGCGTCGTCGTGAGGACGTCGCGGCCGACTAGGGCAGCGTCGCGAACCAACTGGGGTCCGGCGGGTAACGCGCCGATGATCGACCACGGCGCTTCAACCGGCCTGCCGCTCAGACCGAGCGCCGTCACCGACGAAACACCAACGGGGAAGCGAACTCCCGCGCCTGTGATGAGGTAGCGCCCCATCGTCGACACGTCCACAACGTCCAGGTTGGTCCCCGGTGGGATCCGCACCGTGTCGACGGCCGGCCCGTCACCGTCCGCACCGGCCAGCGTCACCATGCCGGGACGGTCGGGCAGGCGCGGCCCGACGGTGACACCACTGCGACCGGCGCTCCAGGTCGCGCAGAGATTGTCACTGCTGTCGAGAAGTGTCGGCGGCTGATCCGGGTAGGTGCCTACCGGGAGGGTGTCGACAAGGGGGTTGTGGGTGATGAGTTCCGCTGGCACATCCACAATCTCGGGTCGGGCGGTCGGGTCGTTGAACCGGATCAGTTCGGCGGCCAGTCGGCCGATGCGCTGCAGCCCGCCCCGCAACGCGACGTAGTACTCGACAGAGGCCGTTCGGGTGACCCGCATGACCGCACCGATCGCAGCACCGCTGATCCCCGACGGTTGCCCGCTCCCCTCGATGCGCGGTGCACCGATGGCCGGCACTTCGGGAATCGCATTGAGGACCGTCGTCGACACCGTGCGCACTGCCACTTCCTCGATACGCAACACGCGTGCCGTGGCGGGGTCACCGGGGTCGAGCATGGCCCGCTTGCCGTCGTAGAGCAGGTACACCGATCCATCACCACCGGCCGCGGTGACGACGACGGCGGTGTGGGGGTCAAGATCCGGTGGGACCGAGTCGTCGCCGACCGCGACAGTGGTGGTTCCCTCGGCATCGTCACAGACCGCCCATCGCAGATCGCGCGGCGCCATCACCTGCCCCGGAGCCGGCGGCGCACCGGGAATGCCCAGCATGGGCCCCCTGTCCGTGTCGCGCAGCGCGGCCTCGTCGACGAGGTGCGGTGTGGCCGGCGACCCCAGGATCAAGCGGGCCGACGTCAGGTTGACCACTGGGCGGAGCCGGTCGTCGACGCGGACGAACAGGGCACCGGTCTGTCGCGACATCACCACGGCGGCGTCGGCGGGGATCCGGTGTCCGGCCGATCCGAGGACCGCGTCGAGGATCAGCGCGGCGCCCGCCACCCCGCACCCGACTGCCAGTGAGAATTTCTGCCACCGAAGAGGATCCTGGCGTAGCGGCATCGACCGCCCGAGGACCGCATACTCCATCCGGCGCAGGGTGAAGCGCCGCGCACTCCGCTGAGCGCGAAGCGACGGACCACCAGCCATCGGAGTGACGCTAGAACAGTTGGCTACCGGGCGAATTCACTCATCAACAGCCCCCTCTTTCGAGCGGCGCTCCCGGTACGCGGCGACGTGCTGCCGGTTACCGCAGTTTCCGGTGTCGCAGAACCTCCGAGACCGGTTGCGGGACAGGTCGATCAGCACCGCCTCGCAGTCCGGGGCCGCGCAGATCTTCAGCCGGCGCAGCTCCCCGGCGCGCACCAGGTCGGCCAGTGACATCGCCATCTCCGCACCCATCCGCTGGGCCAGCGGATCGTGGATCGAGGCCAGGTGCAGGTGCCACTCCGGCATCTCGGCGTGCCGCGTCAGCCACGGCGACGCGCGGGTGTCCGACAGCAGCGCGTTGATCTGCCCGACGGCCCGCTCCTCGTCACCGGCGGCCGCCCAGATCCGGCCCAGCCGGCCGCGCAGCGTGTGCACCGCCGAGACCTCGGCGTCGTCGCGGTCGCGCCGGCCGGTCCAGCCCCAGCTGTTCAGGTACTCGTCCAGCTCGGGCTGGTCGGCCAGCTGCTCGCCGTCGACGCGGTCGCTGTTGATCAGCGCACAGGCCGCACGCAGTGTGAGCTCCGTGTCATGGGTGAAAAGCATTTGACTCATGACTTCCTCCGGACGTAGTGTCATGACCAACAATCATTTTACTCATTACATCCGGGGAGTACCTCATGTCGACGCTGGTCCGCGGCCAGAACCACTTCCGGCTCGGGCTGATGTTCGCCATCGGATCGGCGTTCACGTTCGGCATGTCCGGCCCCTTCGCCAAGTCGCTGATGGGTGCCGGCTGGTCCCCGACTGCCGCCGTCACCGCCCGCCTGGCCGGCGGCGCGCTGGTCATGGCTATCTTCGCCACCGTCGTCAAGCCCGGCTGGATCCGCGAGGCCCGCGCCCACGCCCGTACCGTGGTGGCCTACGGCCTCGTCCCGATCGCCGGTGCCCAGCTCTGCTACTACAACGCCGTCTCGCATCTGTCGGTCGGCGTGGCGCTACTGCTCGAATACACCGCACCCATCCTCGTCGTGGGCTGGATCTGGGGCACCACCCGGCGCCGCCCGCGCACCATGACGCTGGCCGGGGTGGCGCTGGCTATCGCGGGAATCATGTTGGTGCTCAACGTCTTCGAGGGCGCCCACATCAACACCGCCGGTGTGCTGTGGGGGCTGGGTGCGGCGATCTGCGCCGCCTGCTACTTCATGATGTCCGACGAGGTCAGCGCCGACGGCAGCGGACTGAACTCGATCACCCTGGCCGCCGGCGGGCTGGTGGTCGGCGCGATCGCCGTCGCCCTGCTGGGTTTGACCGGCGTGATGCCGCTGACGTTCACCGCCAACAACGCCGACGTCGCCGGCTTCACCGTGCCGTGGTGGGTTCCGGTGGTGATGCTGGCCGTGGTGGCCACCGCGATCGCCTACACGCTCGGGATCAGCGGGGTGGCCCGGTTGCGGCCGAGTTTCGCCTCCCTGGTCGGCCTGGGCGAGGTGCTGTTCGCCGTACTGACGGCGTGGGTGCTGCTCGGCGAAGCTGTCACCGGGGTGCAGGCCGTCGGTGGCGTGGTGGTGCTGCTCGGTCTGGCGCTGGCTAGACAAGGTGACCGCAGCGCCGAGGTGACCGCAGCGACGTGGCCCGACGCCGGACCGATCGAGGAAGTGGCCTCAGGCGCTCCCGCGTAACCTGCGGCACGCCGAGCAAACGTCGGGAATGAATCAGGGCTCTCATCTGTAACATCTAGTTGTGCTACCTACCGCCGCGTCAAAGCGCCTCCTGCTGGCCGCCACGGCCGCCATCCTGACCGCCATGTTCGCGCTGGTCAGCCCCGCTACGCTGCCGGCTGCGGGAGCTGCATGCAACGACGTGCAGGTGGTGTTCGCCCGCGGCACGGACGAGCCGCCCGGCATCGGCCGGGTCGGGCAGGCGTTCGTCAACTCCCTGCGCGGCAAGATCGGCAACCGCTCGATGGGCGTCTACGCCGTCAACTACCCTGCCAGCTACGACTTCCTGGCCGCCGCCGACGGCGCCAACGACGCCAGCGCGTTCATTCAGGGCGTGGTCAACGACTGCCCCAATACCCGCCTGGTACTCGGCGGATATTCGCAGGGCGCGGCGATCATCGACATCATCACCGCAGTCCCCTTCCCGGCAATCGGCTTCAACAACCCGCTGCCGCCCAACGTGCCGGACCACGTCGCTGCACTGGCGGTCTTCGGCAACCCCACCGCCAAGGTTGGCCTTCCGCTGACCAGCAGCGCCGTCTACGGCAGCCGGGCCATCGACCTCTGCAATGGCGGGGACCCGGTGTGCACCAGTGGCGACGACGTCCAAGCCCACCGCATCTACAACAGCGACGGGTCTGCAACGCGAGCCGCGACATTCGTCGCCGGGCTGCTGTAGGCAGCGAAGAAGTTTGGGGCTGTCGGCTCGGTGTGTGAGTATTAGCCGACTGCTCGCGACCAAGGGGGTCACCTCAGCATGGCCACGCCGACCATGACATCAGTCCGCAAACTCGGAATCGCATCGATGGCTGCGCTGTCGATCCTGACGCCGATCACCGTCGCTCCGGCTGCGCAGGCCGAGCCGTGCCCCGATGTCGAAGTCGTCTTCGCCCGCGGCACCAGCGAGCCGGTCGGTATCGGCCGTGTCGGACAAGCCCTCGTCGACAACCTGCAGGGGCAGCTGGGTGGACGCTCGGTGAGCGCCTATGCGGTGAATTACCCCGCGACCTACGACTTCCTGGGTGCCGCTGACGGCGCCACCGACGCCACCAACCACATCGCGAGCATGGCCGCGGCCTGCCCGTCGACGAAGTTCGTTCTCGGCGGCTACTCGCAGGGCGCCGCGGTGGTCGACATGCTGGTGGGCATTCCTCCATTGGGCAACAAGGTCGGTGACATCGGCTCGGCACCGCCGCTGCCGGGCAACCTGGCCAACCGGGTCGCCGGGCTGGCCGTGTTCGGTAATCCGTCCACCAAGTTCAGCATCCCGATCACCTCTGCCGGCGGGGTGTTCGCCGGCAAAGGCGTCGACTTCTGCAACGACGGTGACCCGATCTGCTCGCGCGGCCGCAATCCGTTCGCGCACACCGATTACGAGAAGGGCGACTCGCCCGCGCAGGCCGCCGGCTTCCTGGCGGGCCTGCTCTAGCCTCGCAATTTTATTTGCTGCCAGCTTTCTCCCAGGCTCGTCTACCATGGCTGCCATGCGCGCTACAGCGATGCTGAGCGGGGCGGCAGCGTTGATGTCCGTCGCCTCGTCGATCTTGCCCACTGCGGTGGCAACGGCAGCGGATTGTCCCGACGCCGAGGTGATCTTCGCCCGCGGCCGCGAGGAACCACCCGGCATCGGCCGCATCGGCGATGCCTTCGTCGATGCTCTCCGCAGCAAGACCCCCAAGAGTGTGGGCGTGTACGCGGTCAACTACATCGCCGACTGGGACATCGTGCCGGGCGCCAACAACATGGCTCAACATATGGAGTACATGGCGGCCAATTGCCCGAACACCCGCCAAGTACCCGGGGGCTACTCACTGGGTGCTGCGGTGGTCGACGTCGCCCTCACCCCGACCGACCCCCGACTCGGGGCCAACCCGGTACCCCCGTCGGTCGCCCCGCACGTCGCAGCCGTGGTGCAGTTCGGTAGCGGCACGCGCAGCGTCAGCGTCCCCGGCTTGGTGGCCGCGGCCAACAGCCCGCTCTACGGTCCGAAGACCATCAACCAGTGCAATATCGACGATCCGATCTGCAACGGCATCGATCCCAACACTCTGGTCGGTAACTGGTGGACGCACCTACAGGACGCCTACATCGGTTCCGGTCTGGTTGACCAGGCCGCCCAATTCACCGCAGACAGGCTGTGATTCATGCGTATTCGGGGGATGTTGATCAGTGCGGTCGCGGTACTTGTCGCGGCCGCGACCATGGTGCTCGGTCCGTCAGCGCTACCGCGCGGGGCATTCGGCGCAGCACCGCAGGCGTCCGCCGCCGGGTGTCCTGACGTCGAAGTGATCTTTGCCCGGGGCCGTCTGGAATCCCCCGGCGCGGGTGTGATCGGCAATGCGTTCGTCAGCGCCCTGCGCTCTCGCGTGCACCGCAACGTCGGCGTGTACGCGGTGAAATATCCCGCCGACAATCAGGTCGACGTCGGCGCCAACGACATCAGCCAGCGCATCATCTACAACATCAACAACTGCCCGAACACTCGCCTGGTGCTCGGCGGCTACTCGCTGGGTGCGGCGGCCACGGATATGGTTCTGGCGCTTCCCATTACGATCTTGGGCTTCAAGACGCTGCTGCCTCCCGATGCCGGGAGCCACATCGCGGCCGTCGCGCTGTTCGGCAACGGAACGCAATGGCTGGGCCCGATAACGAATTTTAGTCCGGAGTACCGGGACCGGACCATCGAGCTGTGCCACGGAGCCGATCCGATCTGCAACCCGGCCGACCCGGACACCTGGGAGGCCAACTGGCCCGATCACCTGGCCGCCGCGTACCAGAAGGCCGGAATGATCGATCAGGCAGCCGATTTCGTGGCAGGCCGACTCTAGGGCCGGTTCAGTGTCCGCAGATCGCGGGTGACCGTGATACGCGCCGCAAGCTCGTCGTCGGGCGGATAGTCCACACCCGTCAGGGTGAGACCCCGCGCCGGTGCGGCGGCAAAATCGCTGGAGCGTGCGTCGGCCGTCAACAATGATGCGCACCACGAGGGTTTGCGGCGGCCCTCCCCCACGGCCAGCAGCGCACCGACCAGTGAACGCACCATCGACCAGCAGAACGCGTCAGCGGTGACGTACGCGGTCACCGCATCGCCGTCGCGCACCCACTCGAGGCGCTGCAGGTCGCGGATCGTCGTCGCGCCCGGCCGGTGACGGCAGAACGCGGCAAAGTCGTGCAGTCCCACCAGATAGCGGGATGCCACATTCATCGCCGCGACATCCAGCGGTCGCGTCCAGGCCGTCATGTACCGCGCGGCGTGCGGCTCGACGCCATAGGGTGCCAACGACAGCCGGTATTCGTAGTGCCGGCGCAGCGCCGAAAACCGCGCGTCGAATCCGGCTGGCGCGCGGGTGATTTCGCGCACCCGCACATCCTGGGGCAGGAATCGGGCCAATCGCCGCACCAGCGGCCGGAATTCGGGCTCACCGGGCCGGCCGTGACGCGGATACACATGGGCGAGCGCGTCGGCCATGACGTCGAGGTGGGCCACCTGTCCGGTGGCGTGCACACCGGTGTCGGTGCGTCCGGCTCCGAACACCCGGGTCCGTGCTCGGAAGATCGTCGAGAACGCCTCTTCGAGGACGCCCGCGACCGTCCGATAGCCTTCCTGCGCCGCCCAACCGGTGAATTCGGTTCCGTCGTAGGCGATATCGAGCCGTAGACGAACCTGCCCGCCACCGGTGTCGGTGACGGGCAGGTTCGTGTTCACAGCGTCAGGACTTGTCAGCGTCCGAATCCTCGGCGGATTCCTCCGCCTGCTCCTCGGCGACCTCATCGGCAGCCTCGGCGGTCTGGGCGTCGGCGATCGCGGTGTCTTCTTCTACGGCCTCAGCCTCTTGGATCTCCTCCACGGAGTCCTCGGCGTCCGGACCGACGGCCTCTTCGGGCTCCACCGCGGCCTGCGGAGCGGCAGCGGCTGCCACCGGCGCGGCCTTGGCGGCCGAGCTCTTGCGAGCCCGGTTGGCCTCCGAGGTCACCGTCTTCTCCCGCACCAGCTCGATGACGGCCATCGGGGCGTTGTCACCCTTACGCGGCTCGACCTTGATGATGCGGGTGTAGCCGCCATTGCGGTCGGCGAAGAACGGTGCGATCTCGGCGAAGAGAGCGTGCACGATGTCCTTATCGCGGATCTTCTTCATCACCTCGCGCCGGTTGTGCAGCTCGCCCTTCTTGGCGTGGGTGATGAGCTTCTCCGCGTACGGACGCAACGCCCGCGCCTTCGGCTCGGTGGTCTTGATCCGGCCGTGCTCGAAGAGCGACGTGGCCAGGTTGGCCAGAATCGCCTTCTGGTGTGAGGACGACCCGCCGAGGCGAGGGCCCTTGGTGGGCTTGGGCATTGCGACTTCTCCTAAATGGGGCCGGTCCCCGTATCAGGTAGGACCGGGACTGTTTGTACTTAGAGTTCTTCGGTCTCGGTGTAGTCCTGCTCAGCGTCCAGGTCGTAACCCGCATCGCTGTTCCAGGTACCGGTGGCCACGTCGTAGCCGGCGACCTCGGACGGATCGAAGCTGGCCGGGCTGTCCTTGAGCGACAGACCCAGCTGGTGCAGCTTGATCTTGACCTCGTCGATCGACTTCTGGCCGAAGTTACGGATGTCCAGCAGATCGGACTCCGTGCGGGCGACCAGCTCGCCAACGGTGTGCACACCCTCGCGCTTGAGGCAGTTGTACGACCGGACGGTCAGGTCCAGATCGTCGATCGGCAGCGCGAACGCCGCGATGTGATCGGCCTCGGCAGGCGACGGGCCGATCTCGATGCCCTCGGCCTCGACGTTGAGTTCCCGTGCCAGACCGAACAATTCGACCAGGGTCTTGCCGGCCGACGCCAGGGCGTCACGCGGGCTGATCGAGTTCTTGGTCTCGACGTCCAGGATCAGCTTGTCGAAGTCGGTGCGCTGCTCGACGCGGGTGGCCTCCACCTTGTAGGTGACCTTCAGCACCGGCGAGTAGATGGAATCGACCGGGATACGGCCGATCTCGGCGCCCGACGCCTTGTTCTGCACGGCAGGCACGTAGCCACGGCCGCGCTCGACGACGAGCTCGACCTCGAGCTTGCCCTTGTCGTTCAGGGTGGCGATGTGCATGTCGGGGTTGTGCACGGTCACACCGGCGGGCGGGACGATGTCACCGGCGGTCACCTCACCCGGACCCTGCTTGCGCAGGTACATGGTGACGGGCTCGTCCTCCTCGGACGAGACGACCAGGCCCTTGAGGTTCAGGATGATGTCGGTGACGTCTTCCTTCACACCGGGCACGGTGGTGAACTCGTGCAGCACACCGTCGATGCGGATGCTCGTCACGGCCGCGCCGGGGATCGACGACAGCAGCGTGCGCCGCAGCGAATTGCCAAGGGTGTAACCGAAACCCGGCTCCAGCGGTTCGATGACGAACTGGGAGCGGTTTTCGGCGATGACCTCTTCGCTCAGTGTGGGTCGCTGAGAAATCAGCATGGTGTTTTCTATCTCCTTCTCGGCACCCGCTATTTGATGCCGTTAAGTGATCCACAGGGACCGGTTGGCCCCGCAGAGGACTGCGTCGTCTTCTTACTTCGAGTAGAACTCGACGATCAGCTGCTCGGCGAGCGGGACCTGGATCTGCTCGCGAGTCGGCAACTGGTGCACCAGGATTCGCTGACGCTCCCCGACGACCTGCAGCCAGGACGGGATCGGGCGCTCACCCGCGGTCTGCCGAGACAGCTCGAACGGGAAGGTGTTCAGCGACTTGTCCTTGATGTCGATGATGTCGTACTGCGACACCCGGTAGCTCGGGATGTTCACCTTGACACCGTTGACGGTGAAGTGGCCGTGGCTGACCAGCTGGCGGGCCATCCGGCGGGTACGCGCCAGGCCGGCGCGGTACACGACGTTGTCCAGCCGGGTCTCCAGGATCTGGAGCAGGTTCTCACCGGTCTTGCCGGTGGACCGGTTGGCCTCTTCGTAGTACTTGCGGAACTGCTTCTCCATCACGCCGTAGGTGAAGCGAGCCTTCTGCTTTTCCTGCAGCTGCTGACGGTATTCGCTCTCCTTGATCCGCGCGCGGCCGTGCTGGCCGGGCGGGTAGGGGCGCTTCTCGAACGACTGATCACCACCGACCAGGTCGACGCCGAGGCGGCGCGACTTGCGGGTGGCGGGTCCGGTGTAACGAGCCATGATTCAGATCCTCCCTAGACCCGGCGCCGCTTGGGCGGACGGCAGCCGTTGTGCGGCTGCGGAGTGACGTCGGAAATGGCGCCGACCTCGAGGCCGGCGGCCTGCAGCGAGCGGATCGCCGTCTCGCGGCCCGAGCCCGGGCCCTTCACGAAGACATCGACCTTCTTCACGCCGTGCTCCTGCGCCTTGCGGGCAGCGTTCTCGGCGGCGAGCTGTGCGGCGAACGGGGTCGACTTGCGCGAACCCTTGAAGCCGACGTGGCCCGACGAAGCCCAGGCGATGACGTTGCCCTGGGGATCGGTGATCGAGACGATCGTGTTGTTGAACGTGCTCTTGATGTGAGCGGCGCCGTGCGGGACGTTCTTCTTTTCCCTGCGACGGGTCTTCTGACCCTTCTTGGCGCCGGTGCCTTTCTTTGCCTGTGCCATTCGGGGTTACCTGGCCTTCTTCTTGCCGGCGATGGTGCGCTTGGGGCCCTTGCGGGTGCGCGCATTGGTCTTGGTCCGCTGGCCACGCACCGGCAGGCCGCGGCGGTGCCGCAGGCCCTGGTAGCAGCCGATCTCGATCTTGCGGCGAATGTCGGCCTGAACCTCGCGGCGCAGGTCACCCTCGACCTTGAGGTTGCCTTCGATGTAGTCGCGCAGGACGGTCACCTGATCATCGGTGAGGTCCTTGGTGCGCAGGTTCCGGTCGACGCCGGTGGCATCCAGGATTTCCTGGCTGCGGGTACGGCCGATGCCGTAGATGTAGGTCAGCGCGATCTCCATGCGCTTGTCGCGCGGGAGATCAACGCCCATGAGACGTGCCATCAGGCAGTGATTCCTTCTCTATGCGGAGGTCTGTTCCCAGTCCGTTCCCTCGCCCAAGAAACTTGGAGGAGCGGGGTCCGGCCTCCGTGCCGGACGTGATGAGGGCCGTGCGCCCTCAGTGGTACTGGGAGGTCTGCATTCAGTTGTGGGTGGTGCTTGGACTGGGCTTAGCCCTGCCGCTGCTTGTGGCGCGGATCAGAGCAGATCACCATGACCCGCCCATGCCGGCGGATCACCCTGCACTTGTCGCAGATCGGCTTGACGCTCGGGTTCACCTTCACGGCTGTTCGATCCTTCGTAGTTCTCGGTGGTTGTCTTGAATGCTGGTTCGCGGTCGGTTGGGCTTACTTGTACCGGTACACAATGCGCCCGCGGGTCAGGTCGTAGGGAGACAACTCCACCACCACCCGGTCCTCGGGAAGGATGCGGATGTAGTGCTGCCGCATCTTGCCGCTGATGTGAGCGAGTACCTTGTGTCCGTTCTCCAGCTCAATGCGAAACATCGCATTGGGCAGGGGCTCGACCACGCGGCCCTCGACCTCGATGGCACCGTCTTTCTTGGCCATGTCCTCTTCGATCCTGCTTTCTCGGTTTGGGGCAGCATTCGCCCCGACTGCAAAACGTGGGCCGGGAGCAGGAAATTCCAGAATTTCCTCAGACAGGGCACGCAAGAGTCGGCGCGGATTCCGCACCGTTGGTCAACGATACCCGCTTGCGCGCGCTACTCCAAAACGCGCTGCAGCGGTGCTGACCTCACTTTAATCTCCTGGCGAACAAGACACGACGAGCTCGCCAACGGCTGCAAGCTCACCCTAATAAGCACTGGACATCGGGCGCATACTTGACGGTGATGACTGGACCCGCCCCCCAGCCCCGCAAACCCGTAATCCTCACCGTGGACGACGACCCGGCCGTGTCGCGCGCCGTGGCCCGCGACCTTCGCCGCCATTACGGCGAGCGCTACCGGATCGTCCGCGCGGAATCCGGGCTCGACGCGCTGGAAACGATCAACGAACTCAAGCTCCGCGGCGAGACCGTGGCGGTGTTCGTCGCCGACTACCGGATGCCCCAGATGAGCGGCATCCAGTTCCTCGAAGAAGCGATGGACGTCTACCCGATGGCCCGCCGCGTTCTGCTGACCGCGTACGCCGACACCCACGCCGCGATCGACGCCATCAACGTCGTCGACCTCGACCACTACCTGCTCAAGCCGTGGGATCCGCCGGAGGAGAAGCTCTACCCGGTGATCGACGCGCTGCTGGAGGCCTGGCACGCCACCGGCGACCGGGCCATCCCGCACACCAAGGTGATCGGTCACCGCTGGAGCGAGCGCTCGTGGGAGGTGCGCCAGTTCCTGGCCCGCAACCTGCATTCGTTCCGCGCGTTCAACGCCGACGAGCCCAAGGGCAAGCAGCTGCTCGACGCCGGCGGCCTCGACGACTTCCAGCTGCCGGTGGTCATCAGCGAGCAGGGCCAGATCCTGGTCGACCCGACCGACGCCGAGCTGGCCGCGATGCTGGGGCTGTCGACGACCCCGTCGCTGGAGATGTACGACCTGGCCGTCATCGGCGGCGGCCCCGCCGGGCTCGCGGCAGCGGTGTACGGCGCCTCCGAGGGACTCAAGACCGTGCTGATCGAGGAGCAGACCACCGGCGGCCAGGCTGGCCGCAGCTCCCGCATCGAGAACTACCTCGGCTTCCCCACCGGCGTCTCCGGCGCCGAGCTCACCACGTCGGCACGCCGGCAGGCCGAGCGTTTCGGCGCCGAGGTGATCACCACCCGCAAGGCGATCAAGCTGTCCGCCGGCGAGGCCGGCACCGCCCGCACGATCGAGTTCGAGGACGGCAGCACCATCGCCGCCCGCGCGGTCATCCTGGCGACCGGTGTCGCCTACCGCCAGCTGCAGGTCACCGGCTGTTGGGATAACCCCGACGATCCGTCGTGCAACTACGTGGGGCGCGGCGTCTACTACGGCGCCTCGGTGTCGGATGCCTCCGAGTGCAAGGGCGAGGACGTCTACATCGTCGGCGGGGCCAACTCGGCCGGGCAGGCGGCGATGTTCATGTCCCGCGAGGCGCGCTCGGTCACCATGCTGGTGCGCGGCCCGTCGCTGGAAGCGTCGATGTCGCACTACCTGATCCAGCAGATCGAGAAGAACCCGACGATCTCGGTGCGCACCTGCACCGAAGTCGTGGACACCCTCGGCGAGGACGACCACCTGACCGGGCTGATCCTGGAGAACCGGCAGACCGGTCAGCGCGAGACCGTCGACGCCAGCCGGATGTGCTGCTTCATCGGCGCCGAGCCCCGCACCGACTGGCTCAAAGAGGTCGTCGCCGTCGACGACCACGGATTCGTCCTGGCCGGACCCGACCTGCTCAACGTGGCCGGATGGACTCTGGACCGCCCGCCGCACCACCTGGAAACAAGTGTGCCCGGTGTGTTTGTTGCAGGAGACGTGCGCTCCGAGTCCGCAAAACGGGTGGCGGCCGCCGTCGGCGAAGGTTCGATGGCGGTGATGTTGGTGCACCGGTACCTGGCGGAGGCATAGGGATATGGGTCAACACTGCATGCCCGACGAGCTCAAGACGCTGTTCTTGTTCGAGAAACTCTCCGACGAACAGCTGCAGACGCTGTGCGAGAACGGGCACATCGCGACATTCGAGACCGGCCCGGTCGTCGTCGAGGGTGAACCGGCGACCTGCTTCTACGTCCTGCTCGACGGTGAGCTGGTGATGTCGAAACGCTCCGGCGGGGTCGACGTCGAGACCACCCGCACGT from the Mycolicibacterium crocinum genome contains:
- the eccB gene encoding type VII secretion protein EccB, which codes for MAGGPSLRAQRSARRFTLRRMEYAVLGRSMPLRQDPLRWQKFSLAVGCGVAGAALILDAVLGSAGHRIPADAAVVMSRQTGALFVRVDDRLRPVVNLTSARLILGSPATPHLVDEAALRDTDRGPMLGIPGAPPAPGQVMAPRDLRWAVCDDAEGTTTVAVGDDSVPPDLDPHTAVVVTAAGGDGSVYLLYDGKRAMLDPGDPATARVLRIEEVAVRTVSTTVLNAIPEVPAIGAPRIEGSGQPSGISGAAIGAVMRVTRTASVEYYVALRGGLQRIGRLAAELIRFNDPTARPEIVDVPAELITHNPLVDTLPVGTYPDQPPTLLDSSDNLCATWSAGRSGVTVGPRLPDRPGMVTLAGADGDGPAVDTVRIPPGTNLDVVDVSTMGRYLITGAGVRFPVGVSSVTALGLSGRPVEAPWSIIGALPAGPQLVRDAALVGRDVLTTTP
- a CDS encoding CGNR zinc finger domain-containing protein — protein: MLFTHDTELTLRAACALINSDRVDGEQLADQPELDEYLNSWGWTGRRDRDDAEVSAVHTLRGRLGRIWAAAGDEERAVGQINALLSDTRASPWLTRHAEMPEWHLHLASIHDPLAQRMGAEMAMSLADLVRAGELRRLKICAAPDCEAVLIDLSRNRSRRFCDTGNCGNRQHVAAYRERRSKEGAVDE
- a CDS encoding EamA family transporter, giving the protein MSTLVRGQNHFRLGLMFAIGSAFTFGMSGPFAKSLMGAGWSPTAAVTARLAGGALVMAIFATVVKPGWIREARAHARTVVAYGLVPIAGAQLCYYNAVSHLSVGVALLLEYTAPILVVGWIWGTTRRRPRTMTLAGVALAIAGIMLVLNVFEGAHINTAGVLWGLGAAICAACYFMMSDEVSADGSGLNSITLAAGGLVVGAIAVALLGLTGVMPLTFTANNADVAGFTVPWWVPVVMLAVVATAIAYTLGISGVARLRPSFASLVGLGEVLFAVLTAWVLLGEAVTGVQAVGGVVVLLGLALARQGDRSAEVTAATWPDAGPIEEVASGAPA
- a CDS encoding cutinase family protein, producing MFALVSPATLPAAGAACNDVQVVFARGTDEPPGIGRVGQAFVNSLRGKIGNRSMGVYAVNYPASYDFLAAADGANDASAFIQGVVNDCPNTRLVLGGYSQGAAIIDIITAVPFPAIGFNNPLPPNVPDHVAALAVFGNPTAKVGLPLTSSAVYGSRAIDLCNGGDPVCTSGDDVQAHRIYNSDGSATRAATFVAGLL
- a CDS encoding cutinase family protein — protein: MAALSILTPITVAPAAQAEPCPDVEVVFARGTSEPVGIGRVGQALVDNLQGQLGGRSVSAYAVNYPATYDFLGAADGATDATNHIASMAAACPSTKFVLGGYSQGAAVVDMLVGIPPLGNKVGDIGSAPPLPGNLANRVAGLAVFGNPSTKFSIPITSAGGVFAGKGVDFCNDGDPICSRGRNPFAHTDYEKGDSPAQAAGFLAGLL
- a CDS encoding cutinase family protein; this encodes MRATAMLSGAAALMSVASSILPTAVATAADCPDAEVIFARGREEPPGIGRIGDAFVDALRSKTPKSVGVYAVNYIADWDIVPGANNMAQHMEYMAANCPNTRQVPGGYSLGAAVVDVALTPTDPRLGANPVPPSVAPHVAAVVQFGSGTRSVSVPGLVAAANSPLYGPKTINQCNIDDPICNGIDPNTLVGNWWTHLQDAYIGSGLVDQAAQFTADRL
- a CDS encoding cutinase family protein — encoded protein: MRIRGMLISAVAVLVAAATMVLGPSALPRGAFGAAPQASAAGCPDVEVIFARGRLESPGAGVIGNAFVSALRSRVHRNVGVYAVKYPADNQVDVGANDISQRIIYNINNCPNTRLVLGGYSLGAAATDMVLALPITILGFKTLLPPDAGSHIAAVALFGNGTQWLGPITNFSPEYRDRTIELCHGADPICNPADPDTWEANWPDHLAAAYQKAGMIDQAADFVAGRL
- the truA gene encoding tRNA pseudouridine(38-40) synthase TruA yields the protein MRSPRSRRRNPPRIRTLTSPDAVNTNLPVTDTGGGQVRLRLDIAYDGTEFTGWAAQEGYRTVAGVLEEAFSTIFRARTRVFGAGRTDTGVHATGQVAHLDVMADALAHVYPRHGRPGEPEFRPLVRRLARFLPQDVRVREITRAPAGFDARFSALRRHYEYRLSLAPYGVEPHAARYMTAWTRPLDVAAMNVASRYLVGLHDFAAFCRHRPGATTIRDLQRLEWVRDGDAVTAYVTADAFCWSMVRSLVGALLAVGEGRRKPSWCASLLTADARSSDFAAAPARGLTLTGVDYPPDDELAARITVTRDLRTLNRP
- the rplQ gene encoding 50S ribosomal protein L17 gives rise to the protein MPKPTKGPRLGGSSSHQKAILANLATSLFEHGRIKTTEPKARALRPYAEKLITHAKKGELHNRREVMKKIRDKDIVHALFAEIAPFFADRNGGYTRIIKVEPRKGDNAPMAVIELVREKTVTSEANRARKSSAAKAAPVAAAAAPQAAVEPEEAVGPDAEDSVEEIQEAEAVEEDTAIADAQTAEAADEVAEEQAEESAEDSDADKS